Within Epilithonimonas zeae, the genomic segment TGAATAAGGATTTTCCAGAACCATCTCTCTGAAATTGTCGAAAAAACGTTTACTCAGCGAAACATTCTTCTCAGAAAAAACCGGAAAACTGAAATGCAAATCAAGATGATTGAGATTCTCGACCTTATGAACAGATGCAGGATTTTCTTTCTCAAAAATCTCCTGAGCCATCGCTAAAGCCAATGGTAAAACACCAAAACCTTCTTCTCCTACGAAAAGTTGCGCGTGCCCAACTCTAGAATCCTGAATACTATCCTGTAAAAGATTTTTGATGGATTGCTGACCAATAATCTGTTCCCATTTCATAAGGACAAAGATAAATATTAGTTTTTAGTTGTTGGTTATGAGTTGATAGTTTTTAAGCTATTTTCAACTTATCTTATTATATGTATCAAGTATCGGAAAATAACATCAATCTATCGAAGGTACTTAACAAACTTTAACCCAAATATATTTTTGCAATTCATTATTAATTAAGATATTTGCGCATTGAAATTTTAAAGGATGAAGAGAATTTTTGTTTTATCATCATTGGTAGCAGGATATTTCCTGAACGCTCAAAGTATTGGTAATTCGCCATACGGAGCTTATGGAATTGGAGATGTAAAATATGATAACACAGTCGATATTAGTTCAATGGGAGGTATTTCCACGGCTTACATTTGGGACTTTAATAATAATTTTAATTTCCGAAATCCAGCTGCTAATACCAACTTGGAACTTACCACTTTGAAAGTAGAAGGCACAAACGAAAATAATTATTACAGATCTGACTTTAATAATATAAAATCAGATAAACATTCGACATATCTATCTAATATATCGATAGCTTTCCCTATTTCCAGAAAAGTAAAATTCGGGATGGGTTTCCAGCCTTACAGCTCTAAAAGTTATGATATTGTAAAAAGCCAAGCTTTACCGGATGATAGTCAAGTAACACAAGTGACTAATTTCCACGGTGAAGGTTCTCTGAATACTGTTCAGGCAGCACTTTCTTATCAAATCAATTCAGAATTCGCTTTAGGTCTTAGATCTAATTTCTATTTTGGAAAGTTATATGATATTGAGGAATCTGCTTTTACCGGAGCAGAATTAATCAGTGGTTATTCTAACAGTTATAGAGTAAGTGCATTCAATTTTACATTGGGAACAACTTATCAGAAAAAGCTGGAAAACAATCATAAACTGACTGTTGGTGCAACATACACAATTGGTAACAGCGGAACCTTGAAAAATACTTACACAAATAGTACCTATTATTATTTACTGGGAGAAACTAAAGGAGGGGAAACAATCATAGATGAGCAGGTTAATTATGACAAGAAATTTCTTCCACAAGAAGCTTCTCTTGGTTTAGGTTATGGTAAAGATACCAAATGGTTTTTGAGTGCGCAGCTAGACTACAAAAAAGGTGAAAGCATCAACTTCCTAGGCTCACCAATTTTCTATCAGGATTCTTACAGATACTCAGTCGGAGGATGGTATTTACCAAATTATAACAACTTCCGTTCTTACTTCTCAAGAGTTATTTACCGTTACGGTGCTTATTATGAAAAAGGAGGTTTACAGTTGAATGGAACCAACATCAACAAATATGCAATCACTGCTGGTGTTACACTTCCGTTTGAGAAAAGTACAATCAACCGTATGAACAGCATTGATCTTGGAATTGAACTTGGAAAAAGAGGAACTTTGGATAACAATTTAATTCGACAAAATTTCATAAATTTGAGGATTGGGATCAACTTTGCTGACAAGTGGTTTGCGAAGCGCCTATACAACTAATGAAAGTACACTGATAATCTATGAAGGATTATTATTCAAAAATATTTAAACTAAAAACATCACAACGATTCATTTTGTTGCTGATGTTTTTTCTTATTCAGTCCTGCGAAGAAGATATTGCGAAGGTTAGTAACGAAAAGAAAAAGACCAATTTTGCATCTCAGGTTATCTACAATGGTAACATTATTCAAAAAGATTCTGGACAAGTTAAGGTTAACTTCCGTGCGCCTTTGATAGAAAAGTATGAGTTGATAGACTCGCCTTATGTAGAAGCTAAAAAGGGAATCTACTTGGAATTTTTTGATAAAAAATCTAAAGAGCCAGGTAAAATCTGGGCAAAATATGCGAGAAACGATATCAAAAAGAACTTCTACTTCGCAAAAGGACGAGTGAAAATCATTACGACAGAGGGGCAGACTTTTGTAACAGAAACCATCAATTGGGATCAAAACAAACATGAGATGTATACCAAAGACACTGTTTTTGTGTCTGATAAAGACGGAAACATTCTTGTTGGTGCCCACGGGATGGTTGCAAAAGACGACTTTTCAGAATATACTTTCTTCAACAATTCCGGAAGTTTCACCTCTTCGAATTTACCTGCAACCAGCAAGTAAATTGCGATTAACCGATAGCTTTTTACTTATAGCTTTCATATAAATCTCTACAAATTTGGAACACGTGAATTTTTACGCAATTGGTTTGATGTCTGGAACTAGCTTGGATGGATTGGATATTTGTTATGCCAAATTCACTCAAACCGATTTTGTTTGGAACTTCGACATTCTGAATTGTGAGACACTTCCCTATTCTTCTGATTGGGAACAATCTCTGAGAAATGCAGTAAATCTCTCCAGCGAGGAACTTTTAAAACTGAATTCTGATTATGGATTTTATCTTGGCGGAAAAACTTCAGAATTCATTTCAAAAAATAAAATTATCAATCTTGATTTGATTGCCTCTCATGGTCACACGGTTTTTCATCAACCAAAAAATAGATTCACGTTACAAATTGGAGACGGAAGAGCAATTAAATCAAAAACCAATAAAACTGTTATCTATGATTTCCGAAGTCAGGATGTGATTTTAGGAGGAAATGGAGCACCTTTGGTTCCAATTGGCGACCAACTGTTGTTTTTGGAATTTGATGCCTGCCTTAATCTTGGTGGGTTTTCTAATATCTCTTTGAAACGGAATGGAAAACGTTTGGCTTTCGATATTTGTCCCGTCAATATTATTCTGAATGATTTGGCTTTGAAACTCGGAAAGAAATTTGACGACAATGGAGATCTGGCGAAACTTGGAATGATAGATTACGAACTTCTTGATCAATTAAATCAGTTTAAATTCTATCAGGAAAAAGCACCAAAATCTTTGGGAATCGAGTGGATTAAAGAACAAGTATTACCCTTGATAAAAACACAAAAATCCGAAAATCTTCTGGCAACTTTCACAGAACATTCTGCAGTTCAAATTGCTAAAGTTTTGGATGAATTTGAGATAAAAAACGTCTTGATAACCGGCGGCGGAACTTACAACAATTATCTTATTGAAAAGATAAAAGCAAAGACCAAAACCGAAATCCAAATTCCAAAAAAGGAAATTATTGAATATAAAGAAGCTTTGATTTTTGCTTTTATGGGCGTTTTGAGATCATTAAATCTCAATAATGTTTTGTCATCAGCAACAGGAAGTTTGTACGACCATTCTTCCGGTTTGATTTGCTAAATTAAAGTTGTTCAATTTTATCAGTCAAAGAATTGATGAAATTCTGAAGTGGTTTTTCTACCATCATTTTGATAAACGGATTGAATTTTCCTTCAAATAACAACTGAACTTCGGTTTGATTTTCATTAAGAGGATTCATTGCGCCTGTCAATGCAAAATCCAAACTTGAGCTTGCAGATTTCAGAACTACTTCTTTATCAGAAACATTATCAATTTTCAAAGCAATTTCCGGCATTCCCTTCAACCCGAATTTGAAACCATCTTCTCTAGCTTCGAAACTTTGCAGACCTTCTGGCATCAAATCTTTGTAATCCTCAGGGTTTTTAAGCATTCCTGCTAATTCTGATGAAGATTTATTTACAACAATTTTTCGTCCTTCTAAATTCATTTTTATATTTTTGTATTAATATTAATAGCCTTACAAATGTATAAAGTTTTTATCAATGAGAAAAGATTAATTTTGAGTTCTGAGCCTCAAGATAGTCCTAAAATACTGAATTACGATGGGTCGCATAGTTTCGACTTTGCTATTGATTTGTTAGAAAATACAGCTTCGCAAGGTCTTAATATTTATCATAATGATGTTGAAGAACTTTGGACTGATTTTAGAAATTATTTCAAAAATATAGAAGCTGCCGGTGGCGTTGTCATCAATCCGGAAGACAAAATCCTTTTTATCCACAGATTAGGAAAATGGGATTTGCCCAAAGGTAAAATCGAAAAAGGGGAATCCAGAGAAGTAGCTGCCGTACGCGAAGTGGAAGAAGAATGTGGCATTTTCAATCTTGAACTGAAGGATTTTATCAATTCTACTTATCATATTTATACGGAAAGAGATGGTAAAAAAATCCTAAAAACCACTTACTGGTTCGAGATGTTTTACGCCGGAAATGATACGCCGAAACCACAGATAGAAGAAGGTATCAATGAAGTTGGCTGGAAAAATGAAGAAGAAATCGAATCGCAAATTCTACCTTCAACATTTCAAAATATTAAATTGATTCTGAATGATTTCAAAAATAAAAAACCTCAATAATCTGAGGTTTTTCTTTTATATATAATCGATTATTTTTTCGAGAGCAATTCCACGTGAGGCTTTTAATAAGACATTTTCATTCTTAATTGGATTAGTTTTTAATCTTTCAATCAGTTCTGAAGTATTCTCAAAAGCATTATCCGAATGATTAACCAATTTGAAATTCGGGCCAACTGTAATTATTTCATCAAACCCACAAGATTGTGCAAAGTCTAGAATGGTCTGATGTTCCTTCAAACTTTCCTCTCCAAGTTCCAGCATATCGCCAATGATAATCGTCTTGCTTCCTTCGAACGTTTTGAAGTTTTCTAAAGAGACCTGCATACTGCTCGGATTGGCATTATAGGTATCCAAAACTAATGTTTTATCATCCTTCTTCTGGATTTGCGAGCGCATATTGGAAGGAATATAATTTTCTATCGCTTTCTTAATTTCAGAAATATTGAGTCCAAAATGTAACCCTAAAGCAACAGCCGCAGAGATATTATCATAATTATATTTGCCCGTAAGATTAGAAAAAATCTCAGTTCCCTGATAATCTAATCCTACAAAATGGTCTTTGTAAACCGGCGAAAAGTAATAATCTGAGCCGGATTTTCCGAACGTAATTTTCGGTGAATAATCAACCGTTTTCTCTTCCTGAATCACATCATTCTGATTAACCAGAATATTTTGATGATGGCTTTTCAGATAATCATACAGCTCGGATTTCCCTTTGATTACGCCTTCATAACCACCAAAACCTTCAAGGTGGGCTTTTCCAAAATTGGTGATATAACCGATATTGGGTTTCGCAATCTTACAAAGGAATTCAATTTCTTTCTGATGATTAGCTCCCATTTCTATAACAGCGATCTCATGCTCTTGTCTGATTGAAAGAATTGTCAAAGGAACTCCAATATGATTATTAAGATTTCCAAACGTATATTGAACTTTGAATTTCTCTGCAAGAACATTACTGATTAATTCTTTGGTTGTAGTTTTACCATTACTTCCAGTTAATCCAATGAAATGAATCTCTAATTGATTTCTGTGATAAATAGCTAAATTCTGTAAAAATTCTAAAGTAGAAGAAACATAGAAGATATTATTATCGTAATCAGAATACTTCTCATCTTCGATAATCACAGCCAAAGCACCCTTTTCAATGGCTTCTGCGGCCTTTTCCGCTGCATTATAACTTTCTCCAGAGAAGGCAAAGAAAATGCTTCCATTCTCTATCTTTCTACTATCTATAACAACATTCTTGCTTTGCAAGAAAATGGGGTAAAACTCGCTGATATTCATAGTTCAAAAATATTAAAATGCTTCTATATAAAAACAAAAAACAGCAGAAAATTCTGCTGTTTTTTTATATCATAAAAGTTTGATATTATCTTTTTGTACGTCCAGTTTTGGAGTTTTTAGCATCTTGTGCTACACGGAAACCAACCCAGCCGTATCCTTTCATTTGATTTTTAAATCTTCTTTGTCCCGGATCCAACCAGTATGCAGAATCTAACCAAGAACCTCCTTTTACAACCCTACTGTAGTCATTGATTTGAGAAGTTGCTTTATTTTTATCTTTTTGTAGAACTACACTTCCATTTTTGTTAACAATGAAAGTTGGTTTAACAGAGTTGTACATGTTATACTCTGAACTATCACTTGGAGGCGTTCCTCCAGCATCTAGTGAAGATTGATAATCACCATCTCTGTAGTTTCTATTATCCTCAACCACTTTTCTTTCAAATTCTCCAGGTAAACCTTTGTAAACCAAACGACCATCTGCTAAAGTGTCGTACTTGATTTCCATATTACCCACTTTTTTGTAAGATCCATCTTCATTTTTAACAGCTTGAACCACTACGTTTCCTCTGAAATAGTTGAAGTCACTAAACTCCTCATCAATCATCGGTCTGTAGATATCAGCCACCCATTCTGCAACGTTACCATACATTCCGTAGATTCCAAGATCATTAGAAGGATATTGTTTCACATCTGCAGTGGTAGGAGATCCATCATTTTTCCAACCAGCAACACCAGAGTAATCACCTCTACCTTGTTTAAAGTTTTCCAGGTACATTCCGCGGTTTTTACCTTTTTTACCTTTAATTTTATCCATTTGAGTATTCTTACCTAAGTAATTGTTATACTCTCTTTCTTTCTGAAGTCCTAAAGCAGCAAACTCCCATTCAACCTCTGTAGGAAGTCTGAATTTTTCAACAACACCTGATGCAGCATTCCTGTTAGCAGCAGCAATTTTTTCGTTAGTCGTTTTGATTCCACTTCTTTGCTGTAGTTTTTTCTTATCAATATAAGCATCCATTTCCGCATCATTGGATTTGAATTTGTCCATATTGAAAGTTGCACCAGCCGTTGCAGCTTTATCAGCAGTATATACATCTTTAGATATAACACCTTGTTTCATCAACGCCTTTTCATTAGCTCTATCAGTCAACCAGTCACAATATTTTGTCGCCTGTAACCAAGAAACACCTACAACAGGATAATAATCATATTCTGGAGATCTGAAATAAGTCTCTGCATAGTCGTTACGTGACAACTTGTTATTCCAAACTAAAGTATCTGGCAAAGCACCTGTATAGATATGCTTGAAGCTAGGGTCAGAAGAAGGGAAAACGAACTTAAGCCAAGTAGTATATTCTCTATATTCTGAATTGGTAATTTCTGTATCTCCAATGAAGAAAGAACTTACCTGCATTCTTCTTGGTGTATTATTCCAATCATGCATTACATTGTCTTCCACAAGCCCCATTGTAAAAGTTCCACCCTCTACATAAACCATTCCTGGCCAAGCTTTAGGCTTTTGCTGTTTACCTGAGAAGAACCACCCGTCTTTTTCGTTGGGCTTCCATCCGGTTTTGCTAACAAAACCTTTAGTACCACCACCTTTCTTCGAGTTCCCTCCGCCTCCACAACTTACCAAAAGTAGCGTTGAGCTTAAAGTAATGATCGAAAACAACCTTATTTTTTTCATAATCTGCTATAGAAATTTTCAAAGTACAAAGAAAAAGGAAATTCTTTAATTAATCAAATATTGTTTCCCTTTTTTTGATAGAACGCAATTAAATTAATTTTATTATATACCATTTTTTTAAAAAAATCGTTTATTTTGTAATCTTAATAAATAACATTGATGAAATTCAAATTTTATACATTCGTTTTCTTTTTTATATCTGTTTTCGGACTTGCTCAAAAAATTAATCTTAATTGGGAAGGCACAAAAGTAATGGACTATGGTACCGAGAAAATAACCTACCCCTTTTTCACGAATCAGAGTTATCAAGTAGATGCCAATTCTATTTTTGTTAACGTAAATATAAAAACGGACAATCAACTAAAAATAGATCAGGTGCAATGGCAAGAATTGGCTAGTAACGACATTCATGATCTTAAAATAAACTCTATAACTTCAAATCCTTCTGTAAGTATCAATTATTTCTTTAACGATAACGACAATACTAATAATGCTAAAGTAAAGGTTGAAGCTATAAAAGTTGAGAACAATAAGATATATAAACTCATATCTTTTAATATCAACCAAAACAATGAAAAAATTGCTGCTTTATATAAAGGAAGCAACAAATACGGAACTTCTGAAAACCCTTTGAAATCTGGAACTTTCTATAAAATAAAAGTTGACAAGTCTGGAATTTTTAAAATTACTAAGCAATTTTTACAACAAAACGGAATTAATGTATCAAGTATTAATCCTAAAAACTTCAGAATATACGGTAATGGTGGAATAATGCTACCTGAGCACAATCAAGATAAACGGTATGATGCTTTACAAGAAAATGCTATACAAGTCGTGGGAGAAGAGGATGGTGTTTGGAATGATAATGATTATGCTTTGTTTTATGCTCAAGGACCTAACGGATATAATCTTTTTGATAAAACAAATGGAGCT encodes:
- the lptC gene encoding LPS export ABC transporter periplasmic protein LptC; its protein translation is MKDYYSKIFKLKTSQRFILLLMFFLIQSCEEDIAKVSNEKKKTNFASQVIYNGNIIQKDSGQVKVNFRAPLIEKYELIDSPYVEAKKGIYLEFFDKKSKEPGKIWAKYARNDIKKNFYFAKGRVKIITTEGQTFVTETINWDQNKHEMYTKDTVFVSDKDGNILVGAHGMVAKDDFSEYTFFNNSGSFTSSNLPATSK
- a CDS encoding anhydro-N-acetylmuramic acid kinase, whose product is MNFYAIGLMSGTSLDGLDICYAKFTQTDFVWNFDILNCETLPYSSDWEQSLRNAVNLSSEELLKLNSDYGFYLGGKTSEFISKNKIINLDLIASHGHTVFHQPKNRFTLQIGDGRAIKSKTNKTVIYDFRSQDVILGGNGAPLVPIGDQLLFLEFDACLNLGGFSNISLKRNGKRLAFDICPVNIILNDLALKLGKKFDDNGDLAKLGMIDYELLDQLNQFKFYQEKAPKSLGIEWIKEQVLPLIKTQKSENLLATFTEHSAVQIAKVLDEFEIKNVLITGGGTYNNYLIEKIKAKTKTEIQIPKKEIIEYKEALIFAFMGVLRSLNLNNVLSSATGSLYDHSSGLIC
- a CDS encoding SRPBCC family protein, encoding MNLEGRKIVVNKSSSELAGMLKNPEDYKDLMPEGLQSFEAREDGFKFGLKGMPEIALKIDNVSDKEVVLKSASSSLDFALTGAMNPLNENQTEVQLLFEGKFNPFIKMMVEKPLQNFINSLTDKIEQL
- a CDS encoding NUDIX hydrolase, producing MYKVFINEKRLILSSEPQDSPKILNYDGSHSFDFAIDLLENTASQGLNIYHNDVEELWTDFRNYFKNIEAAGGVVINPEDKILFIHRLGKWDLPKGKIEKGESREVAAVREVEEECGIFNLELKDFINSTYHIYTERDGKKILKTTYWFEMFYAGNDTPKPQIEEGINEVGWKNEEEIESQILPSTFQNIKLILNDFKNKKPQ
- a CDS encoding UDP-N-acetylmuramoyl-tripeptide--D-alanyl-D-alanine ligase; translated protein: MNISEFYPIFLQSKNVVIDSRKIENGSIFFAFSGESYNAAEKAAEAIEKGALAVIIEDEKYSDYDNNIFYVSSTLEFLQNLAIYHRNQLEIHFIGLTGSNGKTTTKELISNVLAEKFKVQYTFGNLNNHIGVPLTILSIRQEHEIAVIEMGANHQKEIEFLCKIAKPNIGYITNFGKAHLEGFGGYEGVIKGKSELYDYLKSHHQNILVNQNDVIQEEKTVDYSPKITFGKSGSDYYFSPVYKDHFVGLDYQGTEIFSNLTGKYNYDNISAAVALGLHFGLNISEIKKAIENYIPSNMRSQIQKKDDKTLVLDTYNANPSSMQVSLENFKTFEGSKTIIIGDMLELGEESLKEHQTILDFAQSCGFDEIITVGPNFKLVNHSDNAFENTSELIERLKTNPIKNENVLLKASRGIALEKIIDYI
- the gldJ gene encoding gliding motility lipoprotein GldJ, which produces MKKIRLFSIITLSSTLLLVSCGGGGNSKKGGGTKGFVSKTGWKPNEKDGWFFSGKQQKPKAWPGMVYVEGGTFTMGLVEDNVMHDWNNTPRRMQVSSFFIGDTEITNSEYREYTTWLKFVFPSSDPSFKHIYTGALPDTLVWNNKLSRNDYAETYFRSPEYDYYPVVGVSWLQATKYCDWLTDRANEKALMKQGVISKDVYTADKAATAGATFNMDKFKSNDAEMDAYIDKKKLQQRSGIKTTNEKIAAANRNAASGVVEKFRLPTEVEWEFAALGLQKEREYNNYLGKNTQMDKIKGKKGKNRGMYLENFKQGRGDYSGVAGWKNDGSPTTADVKQYPSNDLGIYGMYGNVAEWVADIYRPMIDEEFSDFNYFRGNVVVQAVKNEDGSYKKVGNMEIKYDTLADGRLVYKGLPGEFERKVVEDNRNYRDGDYQSSLDAGGTPPSDSSEYNMYNSVKPTFIVNKNGSVVLQKDKNKATSQINDYSRVVKGGSWLDSAYWLDPGQRRFKNQMKGYGWVGFRVAQDAKNSKTGRTKR